The proteins below are encoded in one region of Limnohabitans sp. 63ED37-2:
- a CDS encoding ArsR/SmtB family transcription factor, whose amino-acid sequence MSDETNVVFEKAAEMFSVLSTPIRLRIISELCQGEKNVGQLLDQIGVAQPNMSQHLNIMYRSGILGKRRQGAQMFYRIADETAVVVCRAMCTQVVIDTAVN is encoded by the coding sequence ATGAGTGACGAGACCAATGTGGTGTTTGAGAAGGCGGCAGAAATGTTTTCAGTTCTTTCTACGCCCATTCGTTTGCGCATCATCAGCGAGTTGTGCCAAGGGGAAAAAAATGTAGGGCAGTTGCTGGACCAGATCGGCGTGGCGCAACCCAATATGTCGCAGCACCTGAACATCATGTACAGGTCGGGCATTTTGGGCAAGCGACGCCAAGGGGCCCAAATGTTTTACCGGATTGCAGATGAAACCGCCGTGGTGGTGTGCCGTGCCATGTGCACGCAGGTCGTCATCGACACTGCCGTGAATTGA
- the soxC gene encoding sulfite dehydrogenase — translation MKEDNINSGRVQKAPENFLTQSGIKEVFAEGKKGRRDFIRNAFAAAAAGAAAPMAVAQGNPVPVEGGDPNILNLPEHAVGLGQGVAVEGYGKPSKFEANLQRRQSPGLTQTTQASVSFAPLQSLFGIVTPSGLHFERHHQGWWDIDPSKHRFMINGMVKKNMVFTMDEIMRLPSVSRFHFIECGANTAVDWGNVAVPTVQYTHGMLSCSEFTGVPLITLLELAGADLKNGKFVLAEGGDGSSMTRTIPMSLITSGEVIVAYGQNGEMLRPENGYPLRLVVPGVQGVSWVKYLRRIEVGDKPYAAKDEAIHYIDLQPGGMHRQYTNIQEVKSVVTTPSGGQVLLDKGFYNITGLAWSGKGKIKRVDVSTDGGRNWRQARLETPVLSKALTRFNLDWVWDGKPAIIQSRAQDETGHVQPTYQQLRSVRGTRSIYHNNAIQSWLVQENGEVKNVQVS, via the coding sequence GTGAAAGAAGACAACATCAACTCAGGAAGGGTGCAAAAAGCGCCTGAAAACTTCCTGACCCAAAGTGGCATCAAGGAGGTCTTTGCCGAAGGCAAAAAAGGCCGCCGTGATTTCATTCGCAATGCCTTTGCAGCTGCTGCTGCAGGTGCCGCAGCCCCCATGGCCGTGGCCCAAGGCAACCCGGTGCCCGTTGAGGGCGGCGACCCCAACATCTTGAACTTGCCTGAGCACGCTGTGGGCTTGGGTCAAGGCGTGGCCGTTGAAGGTTATGGCAAGCCCTCCAAGTTCGAAGCGAACTTGCAGCGCCGTCAAAGCCCTGGCCTGACACAAACCACACAAGCATCGGTGTCGTTCGCGCCGCTGCAGTCTTTGTTTGGCATCGTCACACCCAGCGGTTTGCACTTCGAGCGTCACCACCAAGGCTGGTGGGACATCGATCCCTCCAAGCACCGCTTCATGATCAACGGCATGGTCAAAAAGAACATGGTGTTCACCATGGACGAGATCATGCGTTTGCCTTCGGTGTCCCGCTTTCACTTCATCGAATGCGGTGCCAACACAGCCGTTGATTGGGGCAACGTGGCCGTGCCCACCGTGCAATACACCCACGGCATGTTGTCTTGCAGCGAGTTCACGGGCGTGCCATTGATCACCTTGTTGGAGCTGGCTGGCGCTGATCTGAAAAACGGCAAGTTCGTTTTGGCCGAAGGCGGTGACGGGTCGTCCATGACCCGCACCATCCCCATGAGCCTGATCACTTCGGGTGAAGTCATCGTGGCCTATGGCCAAAACGGTGAAATGCTCCGCCCCGAAAATGGCTACCCCCTGCGTTTGGTGGTGCCTGGTGTGCAGGGTGTGAGCTGGGTTAAGTACTTGCGCCGCATTGAAGTGGGCGACAAGCCCTATGCCGCCAAGGATGAGGCCATTCACTACATCGACTTGCAGCCCGGTGGCATGCACCGCCAATACACCAACATCCAGGAAGTCAAGAGCGTGGTCACCACCCCCTCGGGCGGCCAAGTCTTGTTGGACAAAGGTTTTTACAACATCACCGGTCTGGCCTGGTCGGGCAAAGGCAAGATCAAGCGCGTGGATGTGTCCACCGACGGCGGTCGCAACTGGCGTCAGGCACGCCTGGAGACGCCTGTGTTGTCCAAGGCTTTGACCCGTTTCAACCTCGACTGGGTCTGGGACGGCAAACCGGCCATCATTCAAAGTCGTGCACAAGACGAAACAGGCCATGTGCAGCCCACATACCAGCAGTTGCGCAGTGTTCGCGGAACGCGCTCGATTTATCACAACAACGCCATCCAGTCGTGGTTGGTGCAGGAAAACGGTGAGGTGAAAAATGTCCAGGTTTCGTAA
- a CDS encoding c-type cytochrome, whose product MSRFRNAVLTVALMAVAGLAAAQSQKFPGVGREATPKEVAKWDIDVRPDFKGLPAGSGSVAKGQDVWEAKCAHCHGVFGESNEVFSPLIGGTTAEDIKTGRVANLSRTDYPGRTTIMKVATVSTLWDYINRAMPWTNPKTLTTEEVYAVTAFLLNLANVVPDNYVLSDKNIAEVQARMPNRNGMTTAHAMWPGNEFGGVKKPDTANKICMKDCTPEAKVASFLPDFARNAHGNLQEQNRIVGPQRGADTSKPEPKAGMPVAAAAPAAAAKPENNEAKAAIALLNKHSCTACHGVDKKIVGPGFNEIAKKQAGKTDYLVSKIKAGGVGVYGQIPMPPQSLPDADAKQIAEWISKGASK is encoded by the coding sequence ATGTCCAGGTTTCGTAATGCTGTTTTGACGGTGGCGTTGATGGCAGTCGCTGGCTTGGCGGCTGCACAAAGTCAAAAATTTCCCGGTGTGGGCCGTGAAGCTACGCCCAAGGAAGTGGCCAAGTGGGACATCGATGTGCGCCCCGACTTCAAGGGGCTGCCTGCAGGTTCTGGTTCTGTCGCCAAGGGCCAAGACGTGTGGGAGGCCAAGTGCGCCCACTGTCACGGTGTGTTTGGTGAGTCCAATGAGGTGTTCAGTCCGCTGATTGGTGGCACCACCGCAGAAGACATCAAGACCGGTCGCGTGGCCAACTTGTCGCGCACCGACTATCCTGGTCGCACCACCATCATGAAGGTGGCCACAGTCTCCACTTTGTGGGACTACATCAACCGCGCCATGCCTTGGACCAACCCCAAGACGCTGACCACGGAAGAGGTGTATGCCGTCACGGCTTTCTTGTTGAATTTGGCGAACGTCGTGCCTGACAATTACGTCTTGTCAGACAAAAACATCGCTGAAGTGCAAGCACGCATGCCCAACCGCAATGGCATGACCACCGCCCATGCGATGTGGCCTGGCAATGAATTTGGTGGTGTTAAAAAACCCGATACCGCCAACAAGATTTGCATGAAGGACTGCACGCCTGAAGCCAAAGTGGCATCATTCCTGCCCGACTTTGCCCGAAATGCCCATGGTAACTTGCAAGAGCAAAACCGCATCGTCGGTCCACAGCGCGGTGCTGACACCAGCAAACCTGAGCCTAAGGCGGGTATGCCAGTGGCCGCTGCGGCGCCTGCTGCCGCTGCCAAGCCGGAAAACAACGAAGCCAAGGCTGCGATTGCGCTCCTGAACAAGCACAGTTGCACCGCTTGCCATGGTGTGGACAAGAAGATCGTGGGCCCTGGCTTCAATGAAATTGCCAAGAAACAAGCCGGTAAAACCGACTATTTGGTTAGCAAAATCAAGGCTGGTGGTGTGGGTGTGTATGGTCAAATCCCTATGCCACCCCAGTCGCTGCCTGATGCCGACGCCAAACAAATTGCCGAATGGATTTCCAAGGGGGCCAGCAAGTGA
- the soxY gene encoding thiosulfate oxidation carrier protein SoxY, which translates to MQNRRETLKQSAVVAGLLATAGFPQFAHAAFNKAAFDAKSVQDSAKAAGATSMAESKDVTITGPDIAENGAVVPLGASTALPGVKHLLIMVEKNPSALVAMFHVTDAVEANFSTRAKMGQSSDVYAVAIMNDGKALWAKKEVKVTLGGCGG; encoded by the coding sequence ATGCAAAACCGTCGCGAGACACTCAAGCAAAGCGCTGTTGTGGCTGGCCTCTTGGCCACTGCGGGTTTCCCACAGTTCGCCCACGCCGCTTTCAACAAAGCCGCATTCGACGCCAAGTCGGTGCAAGACTCCGCCAAAGCTGCTGGTGCCACCAGCATGGCCGAGAGCAAAGACGTGACCATCACCGGTCCTGACATCGCTGAAAACGGCGCTGTGGTGCCCTTGGGCGCCAGCACCGCGCTGCCAGGTGTCAAGCACCTGTTGATCATGGTTGAAAAGAACCCATCCGCTCTGGTGGCCATGTTCCATGTGACCGATGCTGTCGAAGCCAACTTCTCGACCCGCGCCAAGATGGGCCAGTCTTCTGATGTCTACGCTGTGGCCATCATGAACGACGGCAAAGCCTTGTGGGCCAAGAAAGAAGTCAAGGTCACTTTGGGCGGTTGCGGCGGCTAA
- the soxZ gene encoding thiosulfate oxidation carrier complex protein SoxZ, which produces MADPMRIRAQASGDKATVRVLMSHEMESGQRKDASGKTVPAWFIQEVTAKLNGKDVFSAEWGPAVSKNPFLQFTVKGAKAGDKIAVTWKDNKGDTRTDEATVS; this is translated from the coding sequence ATGGCAGATCCAATGCGCATCCGTGCCCAGGCCTCTGGCGACAAAGCAACCGTTCGTGTGCTCATGAGCCACGAGATGGAATCCGGCCAGCGTAAAGACGCTTCCGGCAAAACCGTGCCCGCCTGGTTCATTCAAGAAGTCACAGCCAAGCTCAACGGCAAGGACGTGTTCTCGGCCGAGTGGGGCCCCGCCGTGTCGAAAAACCCCTTCCTGCAATTCACCGTCAAAGGCGCCAAAGCCGGTGACAAAATTGCAGTCACTTGGAAAGACAACAAGGGCGACACCCGCACCGACGAAGCCACCGTTTCGTGA
- the soxA gene encoding sulfur oxidation c-type cytochrome SoxA has translation MNKASSLAMAAVLALGTMPALAQKTASQGIDEYRAMLQDGNPAELFEAKGEDLWKKARGPKNASLEKCDLGKGPGVVKGAFVALPKYFADTQRMQDLESRLVTCMETLQGFNAADISKTAFGRGEMANVTALATWIAAESKGLKFNLSQEHSQEKTFYEVGKRLFFQRGGPHDFSCASCHGEEGKRIRLQDLPILTKNPGDGLGFAAWPAYRVSNGQMWSMQLRLNDCYRQQRFPYPGFASDATIALSTYLGVNAKGAASIAPAIKR, from the coding sequence ATGAACAAAGCATCAAGTTTGGCCATGGCCGCAGTGCTGGCCCTGGGCACCATGCCCGCTCTGGCCCAAAAGACCGCCAGCCAAGGCATTGACGAATACCGCGCCATGCTGCAAGACGGCAATCCCGCTGAACTCTTTGAAGCCAAAGGCGAAGACCTCTGGAAAAAAGCACGCGGACCCAAAAACGCCAGCCTTGAAAAATGCGATCTGGGCAAAGGCCCTGGCGTGGTCAAAGGTGCTTTTGTGGCGTTGCCCAAATATTTCGCTGACACCCAGCGCATGCAGGACCTGGAGTCCCGTTTGGTCACCTGCATGGAAACCCTGCAAGGTTTCAATGCAGCCGATATTTCCAAGACCGCATTTGGTCGCGGCGAGATGGCCAATGTGACGGCCTTGGCCACCTGGATCGCTGCCGAATCCAAAGGTCTAAAGTTCAACTTGTCGCAAGAACACTCCCAGGAAAAAACCTTTTATGAAGTGGGCAAGCGCCTGTTCTTCCAGCGGGGTGGACCGCACGACTTTTCTTGCGCTTCTTGTCATGGTGAAGAGGGCAAGCGGATTCGCCTGCAAGACCTGCCCATCCTGACCAAGAACCCTGGCGATGGCTTGGGCTTTGCCGCCTGGCCAGCTTACCGCGTCTCCAACGGTCAGATGTGGAGCATGCAACTGCGCCTGAATGACTGCTACCGTCAGCAACGTTTCCCCTATCCTGGCTTTGCCAGCGACGCCACCATCGCCTTGTCGACCTATCTGGGTGTGAACGCCAAGGGCGCGGCTTCGATTGCCCCGGCCATCAAGCGCTGA
- the soxX gene encoding sulfur oxidation c-type cytochrome SoxX, which yields MNKKTQLVLASLAAALVAAGCASAPSVAELNALTDKIVKASFRDESHVKVERITATDETNRVCSEADVAGQPLDEKTAKRIEEANLKAIKWPSDGKFIGDWKQGEAIAQSGRGLTWTDSATGVNGGNCYNCHQMDKKEISYGTIGPSLYNYGKIRGVSNPDDPASKAIVEYTWGKIWNAKAYNACSNMPRAGHMGILNETQVRHIVGLLLDPKSPVNQ from the coding sequence ATGAACAAAAAGACCCAACTCGTTTTGGCCAGCTTGGCGGCCGCTTTGGTGGCTGCTGGCTGTGCATCCGCACCTTCTGTGGCCGAGCTCAATGCATTGACCGACAAGATTGTCAAGGCTTCCTTCCGTGATGAAAGCCATGTGAAAGTGGAGCGCATCACCGCCACCGACGAAACCAACCGCGTGTGCAGTGAAGCCGACGTGGCAGGCCAACCCTTGGACGAAAAAACTGCCAAGCGCATTGAAGAAGCCAACCTCAAAGCCATCAAATGGCCATCGGACGGCAAGTTCATCGGTGACTGGAAGCAAGGCGAAGCCATTGCCCAAAGCGGACGCGGCCTGACTTGGACCGATTCGGCCACGGGCGTGAACGGTGGCAACTGCTACAACTGCCACCAGATGGACAAGAAAGAAATTTCTTACGGCACCATTGGACCGAGCTTGTACAACTACGGAAAAATCCGTGGCGTGTCCAACCCCGACGATCCGGCCAGCAAGGCCATCGTGGAGTACACCTGGGGCAAGATCTGGAACGCCAAGGCCTACAACGCTTGTTCCAACATGCCTCGCGCGGGCCACATGGGCATCTTGAACGAAACACAGGTCCGCCACATTGTTGGCCTGTTGCTCGACCCCAAGTCGCCTGTTAACCAGTAA
- the soxB gene encoding thiosulfohydrolase SoxB, translated as MNLSKREFIQVMGAGTMAGLSMGTFAEASAATAANGLYDIPKFGNVSFLHMTDCHAQLKPIYFREPSINLGIGSMQNNLPHLVGEHLLQVAKIRPGTAEAHALTFLDFEKAAKRYGKVGGFAHLATLVKRMKASRPGALLLDGGDTWQGSGTSLWTNGQDMVDACKLLGVDVMTGHWEFTLGMERVKEIVEKDFAGKVDFVAQNIKTSDFGDPVFKPYVIREINGVPCAIIGQAFPYTPIANPRYMVADWEFGIQDENMQKMVDEARGKGAQVVVVISHNGMDVDLKMASRVSGIDAIMGGHTHDGMPVASIVSNKGGKTLVTNAGSNGKFLGVLDFEVKDKKVSDFRYKLLPVFSNMLPADKEMDALITKIRAPYESKLAEKLAVTDGLLYRRGNFNGTGDQLLVDALLDVQGADIAFSPGFRWGTTLLPGQAITREWLLDMTATTYSYATVTEMTGETIKTVLEDVADNLFNPDPYYQQGGDMVRVGGLTYSCNPVAKAGQRIGDMRLKGQLIEAGKKYKVAGWAPVAEEARNQGNKQVWEVVETWLKAQGGRIKPRQLNAPKIMGALPNKGYVV; from the coding sequence ATGAATCTCTCCAAACGCGAATTTATCCAAGTCATGGGTGCTGGCACGATGGCTGGCTTGAGCATGGGCACGTTTGCCGAAGCCAGTGCCGCGACAGCTGCCAATGGCTTGTATGACATTCCCAAGTTCGGCAATGTGTCTTTCCTGCACATGACCGATTGCCATGCGCAGCTCAAGCCCATTTATTTCCGTGAGCCCAGCATCAACTTGGGAATTGGGTCGATGCAAAACAATTTGCCTCACCTGGTTGGAGAGCATTTGTTGCAAGTGGCCAAGATCCGTCCTGGCACGGCAGAGGCCCATGCGCTGACTTTTCTGGACTTCGAAAAAGCCGCCAAGCGCTATGGCAAGGTGGGTGGTTTTGCGCACTTGGCCACACTGGTCAAGCGCATGAAGGCCAGCCGCCCTGGTGCTTTGCTGCTCGACGGTGGTGACACCTGGCAAGGCTCGGGCACCAGCTTGTGGACCAATGGCCAAGACATGGTGGACGCCTGCAAACTGTTGGGCGTGGACGTGATGACCGGCCACTGGGAATTCACACTGGGCATGGAGCGCGTTAAGGAAATCGTCGAAAAAGACTTTGCAGGCAAGGTCGACTTTGTGGCGCAAAACATCAAGACCAGCGACTTTGGTGACCCGGTGTTCAAGCCTTACGTGATCCGTGAGATCAATGGCGTGCCTTGCGCCATCATCGGCCAGGCCTTCCCCTACACCCCGATTGCCAATCCGCGTTACATGGTGGCCGACTGGGAGTTCGGCATCCAAGACGAGAACATGCAAAAGATGGTGGACGAAGCCCGTGGCAAAGGCGCCCAGGTGGTGGTCGTCATCAGCCACAACGGCATGGACGTGGACCTGAAAATGGCCAGCCGCGTCAGCGGCATCGACGCCATCATGGGTGGCCACACCCACGACGGTATGCCCGTGGCCTCCATCGTGTCCAACAAGGGCGGTAAAACCTTGGTGACCAATGCGGGCTCGAACGGCAAGTTTTTGGGCGTACTTGACTTTGAAGTCAAAGACAAAAAAGTCAGCGACTTCCGCTACAAGTTGTTGCCTGTGTTCTCCAACATGTTGCCCGCCGACAAAGAGATGGACGCCTTGATCACCAAGATCCGCGCTCCATACGAAAGCAAGCTGGCCGAAAAACTGGCCGTGACCGATGGTCTGCTCTACCGCCGTGGCAACTTCAACGGCACGGGCGACCAGTTGCTGGTCGATGCCTTGCTGGACGTGCAAGGCGCTGACATCGCGTTCTCGCCGGGCTTCCGTTGGGGCACCACGCTCTTGCCGGGCCAGGCCATCACGCGCGAGTGGTTGCTCGACATGACCGCCACCACTTACTCTTACGCCACCGTGACCGAGATGACGGGCGAGACCATCAAGACCGTGCTCGAAGACGTGGCCGACAACCTGTTCAACCCGGACCCTTATTACCAACAAGGCGGTGACATGGTGCGTGTGGGCGGCTTGACGTACAGCTGCAACCCTGTAGCCAAGGCAGGTCAACGCATTGGCGATATGCGCCTCAAAGGCCAGCTCATCGAGGCGGGTAAAAAGTACAAGGTGGCCGGCTGGGCGCCAGTGGCTGAAGAAGCCCGCAACCAGGGCAACAAGCAGGTCTGGGAAGTGGTGGAGACTTGGCTCAAAGCCCAAGGCGGTCGCATCAAGCCGCGCCAACTCAACGCACCCAAAATCATGGGCGCATTGCCCAACAAGGGTTACGTCGTTTGA
- a CDS encoding MBL fold metallo-hydrolase produces MKRRQLLWASAAIGGTALWPEARLLAQQAQDFIEGPPVTDIPAQQLSPHVWMIYSPDGFPTPENRGMMANVIFVVTSAGVVVIDSGASLQIGQMAIRMIRKVTDKPVVAVFNSHYHGDHWLGNHAFVKTYGDKLPIYALPSTIEKLKGAEGNLWRSLMERWTNQSTLGTQVVLPNTPVQHGQVLQFGDVSLRLHHYGTAHTPSDLCVEVVQDKVTALGDIAMTNRIANMDEGSYPGTFKYYKALQAATGDQLWVPGHGQARKDLLKTYGEFMAGIWEPCLQAVKDGKSEVEAKAAVLKDPRVASRAKAMQGYEGNIGKYISLAYLEAEKEAF; encoded by the coding sequence ATGAAAAGAAGACAACTGTTGTGGGCCAGCGCGGCCATCGGTGGCACTGCCCTGTGGCCCGAGGCCCGATTGCTGGCGCAGCAAGCGCAGGACTTCATCGAAGGCCCGCCGGTGACAGACATCCCGGCGCAACAGCTGTCGCCCCATGTGTGGATGATCTACTCTCCCGATGGATTTCCCACCCCTGAAAACCGGGGCATGATGGCCAACGTGATCTTTGTGGTGACCTCGGCCGGTGTGGTGGTGATCGATTCGGGGGCCTCGCTCCAAATCGGTCAGATGGCCATCCGCATGATCCGCAAGGTGACCGACAAACCCGTGGTGGCGGTGTTCAACAGCCACTACCATGGTGACCATTGGCTGGGCAACCACGCCTTCGTCAAAACTTATGGCGACAAGCTCCCCATTTATGCGCTGCCCAGCACCATTGAAAAACTCAAAGGCGCAGAAGGCAATTTGTGGCGCAGCCTGATGGAGCGCTGGACCAACCAGTCCACCCTGGGCACCCAAGTGGTCTTGCCCAATACGCCGGTGCAGCATGGTCAAGTCCTGCAGTTCGGTGACGTGAGTTTGCGTCTTCACCATTACGGCACGGCCCACACCCCGTCGGATTTGTGTGTTGAAGTGGTGCAAGACAAGGTGACGGCGTTAGGCGACATCGCCATGACCAACCGCATCGCCAACATGGACGAAGGCTCTTACCCCGGCACCTTCAAATATTACAAAGCCCTGCAAGCCGCCACGGGCGATCAGCTGTGGGTGCCCGGCCATGGCCAGGCCCGCAAAGACCTGCTCAAGACCTATGGTGAATTCATGGCGGGCATTTGGGAGCCTTGTTTGCAAGCCGTCAAAGATGGCAAGTCAGAAGTTGAGGCCAAAGCGGCGGTCCTCAAAGACCCGCGTGTGGCGTCCAGGGCAAAAGCCATGCAAGGCTATGAGGGCAACATCGGCAAGTACATCAGCCTGGCCTATCTTGAGGCGGAAAAAGAAGCGTTTTAA
- a CDS encoding site-specific integrase: MKKSDAAAWATSVENTINEGKPVQQRKQLQKTLADIFDDYLDSGLVTDKKERLLRRLAVEIGALKLEDLNTKRLALYLQLKSEQAIPVQARKKVEHPLYEGGKKIVGGEVVAKTYKPASIRHYYYALRTALLWHAKVNDYHFNDKPFRDNPPPPAWKEPRERRLEDGELERLLNACDKMYVNQQHLKDIIEFQIYSCMRAGETLMMRWKDLIFDEKKPTSSYIYVPKEHQKIRNKRGAEDREVSMRRELFALVKDRLLPRKAEPEDRVFPFWSDSNVLGHRFKVICKNAKSVDLKIHDLRHEGISWLFENTNLTDIQISKMTGHLELDTLKRYAKLRPSSIGERLWAQT, translated from the coding sequence GTGAAAAAATCAGACGCTGCAGCGTGGGCTACATCGGTTGAAAACACTATCAATGAGGGTAAGCCGGTTCAGCAGCGCAAGCAGCTGCAGAAGACCCTCGCGGACATCTTTGACGATTACCTTGACAGCGGTCTAGTCACAGACAAAAAAGAAAGGCTCCTTCGGCGTCTTGCGGTTGAAATTGGCGCGCTGAAACTTGAAGATCTGAATACCAAGCGTCTTGCGCTCTATCTTCAGTTGAAGTCCGAGCAAGCAATCCCTGTGCAAGCGAGGAAAAAAGTGGAACACCCCCTGTATGAGGGCGGGAAAAAAATTGTCGGCGGTGAGGTTGTTGCCAAGACCTACAAGCCAGCTTCAATCCGTCATTACTATTACGCGTTGAGAACTGCTTTGCTGTGGCACGCTAAGGTCAACGACTATCACTTCAATGACAAACCGTTCAGAGACAATCCACCCCCCCCCGCATGGAAAGAGCCAAGAGAAAGGCGCTTGGAGGACGGTGAGCTTGAGAGATTGCTAAACGCGTGTGACAAGATGTATGTCAACCAGCAACACCTCAAAGACATCATTGAGTTCCAAATCTATTCCTGCATGCGTGCAGGTGAGACGTTGATGATGCGCTGGAAAGACCTGATTTTTGACGAAAAAAAACCGACCAGCTCTTACATATACGTGCCGAAAGAGCATCAAAAGATCCGCAACAAACGAGGTGCAGAAGATCGCGAGGTTTCAATGCGACGCGAATTGTTCGCGCTAGTCAAAGACAGGTTACTGCCTCGAAAAGCTGAGCCAGAAGACAGGGTGTTCCCGTTCTGGTCTGACTCCAATGTTTTGGGCCACAGATTCAAGGTCATCTGTAAGAACGCCAAGTCAGTCGATTTGAAAATTCACGACCTGCGCCACGAGGGTATTTCCTGGCTATTTGAGAACACTAACCTCACTGACATCCAAATCTCAAAGATGACAGGTCATCTTGAGTTGGACACCCTCAAGCGGTACGCCAAATTACGCCCCAGCAGCATCGGCGAGAGATTGTGGGCGCAGACATGA
- a CDS encoding ATP-dependent nuclease produces MKIRKIKIKNFRGVKELDWSLPNADIFCLIGKGDSSKSTILEAIRYAFHPQWNLILSDSDFHQCKVADSIVIEVTIGALTEEFCSLDKYGQYLRGWDAATLKLTDEPEDHLESVLTVQLTVDKDLEPKWMVVCDRHPDGVQFKQGDRNKVSVGLIGAYSEKQLSWATGTALAKLTEAQSLNELLANASRTARASLDGDRPVTLKNFDAAAGKSQEIAKLLGVPVSDAYKAHLDLASINLKVGGLALHDGDIPLRQLGLGSRRMLLCGIQKMGLEEGHITLFDEVEFGLEPHRITRLIKHVREDKRGQYFLTTHSPTVLRELTVKELYVVHSKGGVVQITSAAKDGLEQLEVQGKIRSSTEAFLARKVVVCEGATEVGFVRGFDDHQVGKGKDPLSYHGVELLDARGANNIKGLAKAFKALGYEVTVLADADSPENFSPADEAELVKLGVPVVAWDSKLSLEERAMKDLPWSAVLASVQLAQTEFAYPVRDQVYSRLVAKFELAQEVEKWVESENLRAAIGLAAKKSEWFKNISKGDRWFSAAAPNFEDADFAKKDLSVKLNKLWAWIERV; encoded by the coding sequence GTGAAGATCAGAAAAATAAAAATCAAGAACTTTCGAGGCGTGAAAGAACTTGACTGGAGCCTTCCCAACGCCGACATCTTCTGCCTGATTGGCAAAGGTGATTCTTCCAAGTCCACGATCTTGGAGGCCATCAGATATGCCTTCCATCCGCAGTGGAACCTGATCCTCAGCGACTCTGACTTTCATCAGTGCAAAGTCGCGGATTCAATCGTCATTGAAGTCACCATCGGGGCCTTGACCGAAGAATTCTGTTCTTTGGACAAGTACGGTCAGTACCTCCGTGGCTGGGATGCTGCAACCCTCAAGCTTACTGACGAGCCTGAAGATCACTTGGAGAGTGTCCTGACTGTGCAGCTGACGGTCGACAAAGATCTTGAGCCCAAGTGGATGGTTGTCTGTGATCGTCACCCTGACGGCGTTCAGTTCAAGCAAGGCGATAGGAACAAGGTCAGTGTCGGCCTCATCGGCGCCTATAGCGAGAAGCAGCTTTCCTGGGCTACAGGCACGGCGTTGGCGAAGCTCACCGAAGCGCAGAGTCTGAACGAGCTGCTGGCAAATGCTTCCCGTACAGCCAGGGCTTCATTGGACGGTGATCGGCCTGTCACCCTCAAGAATTTCGATGCGGCGGCTGGGAAGTCGCAGGAGATTGCAAAGCTGTTGGGGGTGCCGGTGTCGGACGCCTACAAGGCTCACCTCGATCTGGCTTCTATCAACCTGAAAGTTGGTGGGTTGGCGCTCCATGACGGTGACATCCCTCTTCGGCAGCTAGGTCTTGGGTCAAGACGAATGCTGCTGTGTGGCATTCAAAAGATGGGTTTGGAAGAGGGCCATATCACCTTGTTTGACGAAGTGGAGTTCGGCTTGGAGCCGCACCGAATCACACGACTGATCAAGCATGTCCGGGAAGACAAACGAGGTCAATACTTCCTCACCACGCACTCACCCACGGTCCTGCGGGAACTCACCGTAAAAGAGCTGTACGTCGTGCATAGCAAGGGTGGGGTTGTGCAGATCACTTCCGCTGCAAAGGACGGTCTGGAACAGCTTGAAGTGCAGGGAAAGATTCGATCCAGCACTGAAGCATTCTTGGCAAGGAAGGTTGTGGTTTGTGAGGGCGCTACCGAAGTCGGGTTCGTGCGAGGTTTTGACGATCACCAGGTCGGCAAGGGAAAGGACCCGCTGTCGTATCACGGCGTTGAGCTGCTAGATGCCAGAGGTGCCAATAACATAAAAGGTTTGGCTAAGGCATTCAAGGCGCTTGGCTATGAGGTCACAGTCCTTGCAGACGCTGACTCACCTGAGAACTTCTCACCAGCCGACGAAGCCGAATTGGTGAAGCTAGGTGTGCCGGTCGTGGCCTGGGACAGCAAGCTGTCCTTGGAAGAAAGGGCGATGAAAGATCTGCCCTGGAGCGCTGTCCTTGCGAGCGTGCAACTGGCTCAGACCGAGTTCGCATACCCGGTGCGAGACCAAGTTTATTCGAGGCTCGTCGCCAAGTTTGAACTTGCTCAGGAGGTAGAAAAATGGGTGGAGTCTGAGAATCTGCGAGCTGCAATCGGGCTTGCCGCGAAGAAGTCGGAGTGGTTCAAGAATATTTCTAAAGGGGATCGCTGGTTCAGCGCTGCGGCCCCCAATTTTGAGGACGCTGACTTCGCGAAGAAGGATCTGTCAGTAAAGCTGAATAAGCTCTGGGCGTGGATAGAGCGTGTCTGA